From Salvelinus sp. IW2-2015 linkage group LG18, ASM291031v2, whole genome shotgun sequence, a single genomic window includes:
- the LOC111977417 gene encoding tubulin polyglutamylase ttll6-like produces MDMKRYQKINHFPGMSEICRKDLLARNMNRMLNLFPKDYNIFPRTWCLPADYSDFQAYTRSKKHKTYICKPDSGCQGRGILLTKSSKDIRPGEHMICQVYVSRPFVIDGFKFDLRIYVLVTSCDPFRIFLYNEGLARFCTTQYNEPSXGNVDDVCMHLTNYAINKHSENFVRDDDTGSKRKLSTLNKHLEAMCYDTEKMWLDIEDVIIKTLISAHPILKHNYHTCFPNHAAGSACFEILGFDVLLDHRLRPWLLEVNHSPSFTTDSRLEREVKDSLLYDTLVLINLGACDRRKITEEEKRRVKERLQQNRSREARSEELRQSQAASVEQMRRYEAKHLGGFRGIYPREGGEKYEKYFKHSSSLFQETAASKAREECARQQLQELRLKQEQKEREQKGSRRRDLQGESAGEKAKPHRVQVRQTNSQQVTLLTMPLLPTATNGSPTVQDLSDEEVERVSGLLQRESLLRDLGVVDQIYKLLQGRGQSMPNGITPPREQNELPLHRHERANKLDSLTEFSWRPKRHCTVIQHQLPPGAKPCRQYVHSQLLQQRWPWPSLDRGPAHTESACLQYYTPEDQVLETVRRAPGDLRRTNSAQRIPWTINGARQGSMSSSYAESKARATVSNISQLTPGRLHCTPMSSDPKALQSLFVISTPALLIQRPEFPHPIRKPSRKVPQHGQGR; encoded by the exons ATGGACATGAAGCGCTACCAG AAGATCAACCATTTTCCAGGGATGAGTGAGATTTGTAGAAAGGATCTTCTGGCRCGGAACATGAACCGCATGCTAAAYCTCTTCCCCAAAGACTACAATATCTTTCCCCGAACATGGTGCCTACCAGCAGA TTATAGTGACTTCCAAGCTTACACCAGGTCCAAGAAACACAAGACTTACATCTGTAAGCCAGACTCCGGTTGCCAAGGGCGAGGCATCTTACTCACCAAGTCCAGCAAAGACATTCGCCCGGGGGAACACATGATCTGCCAGGTGTACGTCTCCCGG CCATTCGTTATTGACGGCTTCAAGTTTGACCTGCGTATCTATGTGCTGGTGACCTCCTGTGACCCCTTCCGCATCTTCCTGTACAACGAGGGGTTGGCTCGCTTCTGCACTACACAATACAACGAGCCCAGCAWTGGCAACGTG GATGATGTTTGCATGCATCTGACCAACTATGCCATCAACAAGCACAGTGAGAACTTTGTCCGTGATGACGACACGGGCAGCAAACG GAAGCTGTCCACCTTGAACAAGCACCTGGAGGCCATGTGTTACGACACAGAGAAGATGTGGTTGGACATTGAGGACGTGATTATTAAGACGCTCATCTCTGCCCACCCCATCCTCAAACACAACTACCACACCTGTTTCCCCAACCACGCGGCCGGCAGCGCCTGCTTTGAGATCCTTGGCTTTGATGTGCTACTAGACCATCGACTCAGGCCCTGGCTGCTGGAG GTGAACCACTCCCCCAGTTTCACTACTGATTCGCGGTTGGARCGGGAGGTGAAGGATAGCCTGCTGTATGACACACTGGTCCTTATAAACCTGGGTGCCTGTGACCGCCGTAAGATCACTGAGGAGGAGAAGCGCAGGGTGAAGGAGAGGCTGCAGCAGAACCGCTCCAGAGAGGCTAG GAGTGAGGAACTGCGTCAGTCCCAGGCAGCCAGTGTAGAGCAGATGCGGAGGTATGAGGCCAAACACCTGGGTGGCTTCCGTGGGATCTACCCCCGCGAGGGCGGAGAGAAGTACGAGAAGTACTTCAAACACAGCAGCTCCCTGTTTCAGGAGACTGCCGCCTCTAAGGCCAGGGAGGAGTGTGCCAG GCAGCAGCTGCAGGAGCTGCGTCTGAAGCAGGAGcagaaggagagggagcagaAGGGGAGCCGTAGACGAGACTTGCAGGGGGAGTCTGCAGGAGAGAAGGCCAAACCACACAGAGTACAAGTTCGTCAGACCAACTCCCAACAGGTTACT CTCCTGACCATGCCCCTCCTGCCTACTGCTACCAACGGTTCCCCTACYGTGCaggacctctctgatgaggaggtggagagggtgagTGGACTGCTCCAACGGGAGAGTCTACTGAGGGACCTGGGGGTGGTGGACCAGATCTATAAGCTGCTYCAGGGGCGAGGCCAGTCCATGCCTAATGGCATTACACCCCCACGTGAGCAGAATGAGCTGCCCCTACACAGACATGAACGAGCCAATAAG TTGGACTCCCTGACTGAGTTCTCCTGGAGACCGAAGCGTCACTGTACTGTGATCCAACACCAGTTGCCTCCAGGGGCCAAGCCCTGCCGTCAGTACGTCCATTCCCAGCTGCTGCAGCAGCGCTGGCCCTGGCCCAGTCTGGACAGGGGGCCCGCTCACACTGAGTCTGCCTGCCTTCAATACTACACCCCAGAGGACCAAGTCCTAGAGACGGTCCGCCGGGCGCCAGGGGACCTGAGGAGGACCAACAGTGCCCAGCGTATCCCATGGACAA TCAATGGTGCTCGTCAGGGCAGTATGAGCTCGTCTTATGCAGAGTCCAAGGCCCGGGCCACAGTGTCAAACATCTCCCAGCTCACACCTGGACGGCTCCACTGCACCCCCATGTCCTCCGACCCCAAGGCCCTCCAGAGCCTGTTTGTCATCTCCACCCCAGCCCTACTGATCCAGAGGCCCGAGTTCCCCCACCCCATCCGCAAACCCTCGCGCAAAGTCCCCCAGCACGGACAAGGGCGCTAG